GACCTCGGATGAGACCTACGCGAAAGTCGAGTCGGTTGCCAAGGCGATTGGCAAGACGCCGGTCCAGATCAAGAACAGTCCGGGCTTCGTCGTGAACAGGATGTTGTGCCCGATGATCAACGAGGCCGTGTTCGCGCTGGGCGAAGGTCTCGCGACGGCTGCCGAGATCGACGAGGCGATGAAGCTGGGGTGCAACCACCCGATCGGCCCGCTCGCGCTCTGCGACCTTATTGGTCTCGATGTCCAGCTGGCGGTGATGCAGGTGCTGTTCGACGGGTTCAAGGACCCGAAGTATCGTCCGGCACCGCTCCTTGTCGAGATGGTGGAGGCGGGCTATCTGGGTCGCAAGACTGGCAAGGGTTTCTTCGATTACAGCTGAGTCCTGTGCCGCATGCGCCCGCTTGGGCATGCGGGCTTGCGGAAAAAGAAAACGCCACCCTTGGGTGGCGTTTGTACTTGCGGAGCATGCCAGGCGTTAGCCGCGGCCGGAACGCATGGCGTCGAAGAACTCGGCGTTGCTCTTTGTGGCCTTGATCTTGTCGAGCAGGAACTCCATCGCGTCGATGTCGTCCATTCCGTACAGCAGCTTGCGCAGGATCCAGACCTTTTGCAGGATGTCCTGCTTGAGCAGCAACTCCTCGCGACGCGTGCCCGAGCGGTTGACGTTGATCGCCGGATAGACGCGTTTCTCGGCCATGCGGCGATCGAGGTGGAGCTCCATGTTGCCGGTGCCCTTGAACTCCTCGTAGATCACGTCGTCCATGCGGCTGCCGGTGTCGATCAGCGCAGTGGCGATGATGGTCAGCGAGCCGCCTTCCTCGATGTTGCGTGCCGCGCCGAAGAAGCGCTTGGGCTTCTGCAGTGCGTTGGCATCGACGCCGCCGGTCAGTACCTTGCCGGAGGCAGGGACGACCGTATTGTAGGCGCGCGCCAGGCGGGTCAGCGAGTCGAGCAGGATCACGACGTCGTACTTGTGTTCGGTCAGGCGCTTGGCCTTCTCGATCACCATCTCGGCGACCTGCACGTGACGCGTGGCCGGCTCGTCGAAGGTGGACGCCACGACCTCGCCCTTCACCGAGCGGAGCATTTCCGTCACTTCTTCCGGGCGTTCGTCGATCAGCAGTACGATCAGCTTCACGTCAGGATGATTGGCCGTGATCGCGTGGGCAATGTGCTGCAGCATGACCGTCTTGCCGCTCTTGGGCGGGGCGACGAGCAGGCCGCGCTGGCCCTTGCCGATCGGTGCGATCATGTCGATCACGCGGCTGGTGATGTTTTCCTCGCCGCGGACATCGCGCTCGAGCTTCAGGCATTCCTGCGGGTGCAGGGGCGTGAGGTTCTCGAACAGGATCTTGCTCTTGCACTCTTCCGGCGGTCGACCGTTGATCTTGTCGAGCTTGGTCAGCGCGAAATAGCGCTCGCCGTCCTTGGGCGTGCGGATTTCGCCTTCGATCGTGTCCCCGGTGCGCAGGTTGAAGCGCCGGATCTGCGAGGGGGAGACGTAGATGTCGTCCGTCCCCGCGAGATACGAGGTGTCCGGGGAGCGCAGGAAGCCGAATCCGTCAGGCAGCACTTCGAGTGCGCCGTCGCCACAGATCGGTTCGCCCCTGCGGGCACGGTTGCGGAGCAGCGCGAAGACGAGTTCCTGCTTGCGCAGCCTGTTCGCGCCTTCGACGCCGGCTTCAGTGGCCATCTGCAGCAGTTCGCTGACGTGCAGGGCCTTGAGTTCGGACAGGTGAAGGGCGGGGACGTCGGGGTTGCGGGGCGTGACGTTGCCGTCCTCGCCACCATTGTCGACGTCGAACAGATCGTCTTCGGTCTGCGGATTCTGGGGGGGATTACCGTCGCGATTGCGCGCGCCACGGCGACGGGCGCGCGAAGAACCGCGAGAACGGGCCGGACCTTGGTCTGGCTTAGATGTTGCTGTCAATGAAGGCGGTCAGTTGAGATTTGGAAAGGGCGCCCACTTTGGTCGCCTCGACGTTGCCACCCTTGAACAGCATCAGCGTGGGAATGCCGCGGATGCCGTACTTGGCGGGAGTGTCCTGGTTTTCGTCGATGTTGAGCTTGGCAACCTTGAGTTTGCCAGCGTAGTCCTTGGCGACGTCATCCAGAATGGGGGCGATCATCTTGCACGGACCGCACCATTCGGCCCAGTAATCGACCAGAACAGGGGTCTGGGACTGCAGCACTTCGGACTCGAAGTTGCCGTCGGTCACATAGTGGATATGCTCGCTCATGATTCCTCACATCAGGGGTGGCGGGTATTGACGCGATGCAAACACGCTCGCGGGTACTGCTTGGACGGGGAGGCAAGGTGTACGCGGGTCCGCTCACCTTGGAGAGAAACGTGAATTTCTCAGGAGAATTTGGTCGAAAGTTATGCGATGCAGTCGGCTGCGTCAAGCAAATTGGCGCAGGAAACAGTGCGTGCTCGCGCGGATCGTGGCGAAAATGCAAAGGGCTGGACTATATTGTGGCCTGCGCACGCGTCCCCGATACGCGGCGAACCCAACAGGCTGGAGAGAGCAATGACTTACGTGGTGACTGAATCCTGCATCCGCTGCAAATACACCGACTGTGTGGATGTGTGTCCGGTGGACTGCTTTCGCGAGGGGCCGAATTTTCTCGTAATCGACCCCGAGGAGTGCATCGACTGTACCTTGTGCGTGGCCGAGTGCCCGGTGGAGGCGATCTACGCCGAGGACGACGTGCCGGCGGACCAGCATCAGTTCATCGCGCTCAACGCCGAACTGTCCAAGAAGTGGAAGCCCATCGTGGAGCGCAAGGATGCGTTGCCCGATGCTTCGGACTGGGCGAAGGTCAAGGACAAGCTGGGTGAGTTGCAGCGCTGACACTGCCGGGTTCTGCCTTTGCGGCGCCGGTGCGATGCACTAATATGGCGCATCGAACCCACGGTCCGAGCGACTGAACAAGGCACGGAGAGCAACATGCTGGTAAGCGAGATTCTCGCCATCAAGGGCAAGGTGCTATTCACCATCGCACCCAACAAGAGTGTTGCCGAGGCAATCGAGATCATGAACGAGCAGGATGTTGGCTCGCTCGTGGTCTTCTCGCGCGGTGAGATGGTCGGCATGTTGACCTTCCGTCAGGTCCTGCAGGGTGTGCAGAAGGGCAGCGCTGACTTGCATGCGCTCACCGTCGAAGCGGTCATGATCCGGAATCCGTTTGTGGCTTCCCCCAATATGGAGATGGACGAGTTGCGGCGGATGATGGTGGAGCATCACCAGCGCTACCTGCCCGTGATGGACGGCCATACCCTGCTGGGCGTCGTGAGCTTTCACGACGTCGCCAAGGCAGTGCTGGAAGAGCAGAGCTTCGAGAACCGGATGCTCAAGAACTACATCCGTAACTGGCCGGCACAGGAGGAAGAAGAGCGCTGATCAGATTTCGGGGCTGACCGCCCCAGGTGGTGGCGGATTCGCCATCCCTCCATGGCAGGCGCGTCGCGTCTGCCGACGTCGACTTCTGCACACAAGACAAGGAAGCGACGAGCGTTGGAATTCAGTGGTGGAGCCGGCTGCTCGCGGCTCCGCATGACGCCTTGGGAGGGCGGGGCTGGCCGGGATCGAACCGGTCGGCAATTTCCAGCATAAGGAGGAGACCGCGTGGAAAAGATCTGGCTGCAAAGCTATCCGAAGGGCGTACCGGCTGAGATTGACGTCGATCAGTTCAAGTCGATCGGTGACCTTTTCGAGCAGGGGGTCGCGCGCTTCGGTTCGCGCACGGCCTACGTGTGCATGGGCAAGGGCATCACCTACGGCGAACTCGACGAGTTGTCGCGTCGTTTCGCCGCGTATCTTCAGGGTGAGCTGAAACTTCCCCGCGGTGCGCGCGTGGCGTTGATGATGCCCAACGTGCTGCAGTATCCGGTTGCCCTGTTCGGCACGCTCCGCGCCGGCTACACCGTCGTGAACGTCAATCCGCTCTACACGGCGCGCGAGCTCGAGCATCAGCTGTGCGACGCCGGCGCCGACGTGGTCGTCATCCTCGAGAACTTCGCCCACACGCTCGAGCAGGTGCGGGGCCGGGTGCCGATCAAGCATGTCGTCGTCAGTAGCCTGGGCGAGATGCTGGGGTTTCCGAAGTCTGCGCTGGTCAACTTCGTCGTCCGGCGGATCAAGAAGATGGTGCCGGCCTGGAAGCTCGATGGGGCGATCACCTTTGCGGCGGCACTGGCGCGCGGCGATCGCCATCGTCTCCAGGCCGTGGAGATCGGCCATGAGGACATCGCCTTCCTGCAATACACGGGCGGCACCACCGGCGTGGCCAAGGGCGCCATCCTCACCCACCGCAACATCATCGCCAACCTGCAGCAGGCTCATGCCTGGATCAAGCCGTTCGTGCGCGAAGGCGAGGAACTGATCATCACGGCGCTGCCGCTCTATCACATCTTCTCGCTCACGGCGAATTGCCTGACCTTCTTCAAGATCGGTGCGACGAACGTGCTGATCACCAATCCGCGCGACATTCCCGGTTTCGTCAAGGAACTGTCAAAGCACAGGTTCACCGCCATCACCGGTGTCAATACGCTGTTCAACGCGCTGCTCAACAATCCGGATTTCGGCAAGCTCGATTTCTCGAGTCTGCATGTGGCGCTGGGGGGTGGCATGGCGGTGCAACAGGCCGTTGCCGAGAAATGGCGGAAGGTGACGGGCATTCCGCTGGTCGAGGCCTACGGGCTCACGGAGACGTCCCCGGCCGTCACGATCAACCCGCTCGATCTGCCCGAGTTCAACCACTCGATCGGCTTGCCGGTTTCGTCAACCGACATCAGCCTGCGTGATGATGCCGACAACGAGGTGCCGGTCGGACAGCGCGGCGAGCTCTGCGTGAAGGGCCCACAGGTGACGCGGGGCTACTGGAATCGTCCGGACGATTCGGCGCGGGCATTCACGCCGGATGGCTTCCTGCGCACGGGGGACATCGCGGTCATCGACGAGAAGGGCTTCGTCTCCATCGTTGACCGGAAGAAGGACATGATTCTGGTGTCGGGCTTCAATGTCTATCCCAACGAGGTCGAAGACGTGGTCGCCAGTCACCCCGGCGTGATCGAGGTCGCTGCGGTCGGCGTGCCGGACGAGCGCAGTGGCGAGGCGGTGAAGATCTTCGTGGTGCGCAAGGATCCTGCGTTGACCGAAGCGGCGTTGATCGCCTATTGCCACGAGAATCTGACGGGCTACAAGGTGCCGCACCGCGTCGAGTTCCGCGATGAACTGCCCAAGAGCAATGTGGGCAAGATCCTGCGGCGCGAGTTGCGCGAGGGGCCGGTGAGACAAGACGCGTGATCGCGTGATCGCATCAGGAATGCACGGGGTGCTTGTGTAGGCGGCAGTTTCGTGCTTTCATCTCTCCCGCAATTCATTTCGAGCCATCATGCGTTCTTCCACCCGTTTCTTCGCCGTCGTTTCCGTAGCTGTACGCGTAGTAGGCGTAGGCATGCGCGCGTCGTAACGGGACAGAACACTCGAACAGCAGGATTCCAAACCCCCGTCGGCGCGCAAGCCCGGCGGGGGTTTTTGCATTCTGGGGCCGCGCCGGTGATGTCGCTGAAGTCAAAACCAAGGAGAGCATCATGACTCAACTCACCGGCGCGCAACTGATCGTGCGCCTCCTCGAACGCCAGGGCGTGCGTACCATCGCCGGCATCCCCGGTGGCGCGATTCTTCCGTTCTACGACGCGCTGTCGGCCAGTGCGCAGATCCGGCACGTGCTGGCGCGCCACGAGCAGGGCGCTGGCTTCATGGCGCAGGGCATGGCGCGGGTGTCGGGCGTGCCCCAGGTGTGCATCGCCTCGAGCGGTCCGGGGGCGACCAACCTCGTCACCGCGATTGCCGATGCCTGCCTCGATTCGATTCCGATGGTCATCATCACCGGCCAGGTGCCGCAATCCATGATCGGGACCGACGCCTTCCAGGAAGTGGATATCTACGGCATCACGGTGCCGATCACCAAGCACAATTTCCTTGTGCGCTCGGCGCAGGAGTTGCTCGAGGTCGTGCCCGACGCGTTCCGCATCGCCATGTCCGGCCGACCGGGTCCGGTGCTGATCGATGTGCCCAAGGATGTGCAGAACCAGCTGATCGAAGTCGACGAACTGCCGCCGCCCGCAGTGCCCGACGCGCCGCCGCAGCTGGACATGGCGGCCATCGATACCGCAGCGCAGATGATCAACTCGGCCGTGCGACCGGTGCTCTATCTGGGCGGCGGTGTGGTCCATTCCGGTGCTTCCGCACTCGCGGTGACGCTGGCAGAGCAGGGCGCGCTGCCGACGACGATGACCCTGATGGCGCTGGGTGCGATGCCGATGGACCATCCGCTGTCGGTCGGCATGCTCGGCATGCACGGTGCCCGCTACACCAACTTCGTGCTCGAGGAGGCGGACCTGCTGATCTGCGTCGGTGCGCGCTTCGACGACCGCGCCATCGGCCGGGCCGCCCAGTTCTGCCCCAACGCGAAGATCGTCCACATCGACGTTGATCGCTCCGAGTTGCACAAGATCAAGACCGCGCACGTCGCGATTCATGCCGATGTCACGGAGGCGCTCGAGGCCCTGCTGCCCCGTGTCAAGGCCGTGCTGCGCACCGACTGGCTGGCGCAGGTCGCGGATCTCAAGCAGCGGTTTCCGATGCAGCTCCCGGGCAGCGACGATCCGCGCAGTCACTACGGCCTGATCAAGGCGGTCGCCGACGCGCTCGACGACGAGGCGGTGGTTGCCACCGACGTGGGTCAGCACCAGATGTGGGTCGCTCAGGCCTATCCTTTCCGCCGTCCGCGCCAGTGGTTGACCTCGGGCGGGCTGGGCACGATGGGATTCGGCCTGCCGACGGCAATCGGCGCCGCCCTGGCCGAGCCCGAGCGCACGGTGGTGTGCTTCTCGGGCGACGGCAGCTTCAAGATGAACATCCAGGAGCTTGCGACACTGGCCGAGGAGGGGCTCAACCTCAAGGTCGTGCTCATGAACAACAATGCGCTGGGTCTGGTGTACCAGCAGCAGGCGCTGTTCTACGGCAAGCGCCAGTTCGCGTCCAGGTACCGCACCGAACCCGATTTCGTGAAGATCGCCGAAGGCTTCGGCGTGCCGGCCATCGACCTCGACAAGGCCGACGATCCCCGTGCCGCGCTGGCCGAGGCGCTGAATGCGCCCGGACCGTGCCTGATCCACGCGACGATCGATCGCGAGCAGTTTGTCTATCCCATGGTGCCGCCGGGTGCCGCCAACACCGAAATGATCGGAGGCTGATGATGATCGAACAAGTTGCCGACCCGCTGCCGCAAGCCGGCCACGCAAAGGTCATTCTAGAGATCGATGTGAATAACCACGCCGGGGTGATGAGCCACATCTGCAATCTTTTTGCGCGCCGCGCCTTCAACGTCGAAGGCATTCTGTGCATGCCGGTTTCCGACGGCAGGCGCTCGCGCATCTGGCTGCTCGTGTTCGACGACCAGCGCCTCGAGCAGATGGTCCGCCAGGTTGAAAAGCTGGAGGACGTGCTCGCGGTGCGTCGCCATGGGGCGGAGCACGAAGTGTTCGAACGCCTGGAAGACTTCTTCCACTGAGCGCTGGCCGGCGCCCCGTGCGCCGTGGCCGAAGGGGATGGGGCGCGTGCTAGACTCGCGCCCCATCCCCCTCTTGTTCCTCTGCGCCCCGTGGGGCAGCGGGTTCATTGCTGATCAGGCAGGAAAGTCATGTCCGGAAACACCATCGGTACCCTATTCACCGTCACGTCCTTTGGCGAGTCGCACGGCCCGGCGATCGGCTGCGTCGTCGATGGCTGCCCGCCGGGACTGGCACTGACAGCGGCTGACATCCAGATCGAACTGGATCGGCGCAAGCCCGGCACCTCCCGTCACGTGACCCAGCGTCGCGAGCCCGACGAGGTCGAGATCCTGTCCGGGGTATTCGAGGGCGTGACCACCGGTACGCCGATCGCACTGCTGATTCGCAACCAGGACCAGCGCAGCAAGGACTACGGCAACATCGCCGATACCTTCCGCCCGGGACACGCCGATTACCCCTATTGGCAGAAGTACGGCATCCGCGACTACCGTGGCGGCGGCCGTTCTTCGGCGCGCGAGACCGCAGTGCGCGTGGCGGCAGGTGCGATCGCGAAGAAATGGCTGCATGAGCGCTACGGTATCGTGATCCGGGCCTGCATGACGGCGCTCGGGCCGATCGAGATCCCGTTCATGTCGTGGGACGAGGTCGATCGCAATCCCTTCTTCGCGCCCAACGCCGATATCGTGCCGCAACTCGAGACCTACATGGACGAAC
This genomic window from Thauera humireducens contains:
- the rho gene encoding transcription termination factor Rho, with protein sequence MATEAGVEGANRLRKQELVFALLRNRARRGEPICGDGALEVLPDGFGFLRSPDTSYLAGTDDIYVSPSQIRRFNLRTGDTIEGEIRTPKDGERYFALTKLDKINGRPPEECKSKILFENLTPLHPQECLKLERDVRGEENITSRVIDMIAPIGKGQRGLLVAPPKSGKTVMLQHIAHAITANHPDVKLIVLLIDERPEEVTEMLRSVKGEVVASTFDEPATRHVQVAEMVIEKAKRLTEHKYDVVILLDSLTRLARAYNTVVPASGKVLTGGVDANALQKPKRFFGAARNIEEGGSLTIIATALIDTGSRMDDVIYEEFKGTGNMELHLDRRMAEKRVYPAINVNRSGTRREELLLKQDILQKVWILRKLLYGMDDIDAMEFLLDKIKATKSNAEFFDAMRSGRG
- the trxA gene encoding thioredoxin TrxA, with amino-acid sequence MSEHIHYVTDGNFESEVLQSQTPVLVDYWAEWCGPCKMIAPILDDVAKDYAGKLKVAKLNIDENQDTPAKYGIRGIPTLMLFKGGNVEATKVGALSKSQLTAFIDSNI
- the fdxA gene encoding ferredoxin FdxA, which translates into the protein MTYVVTESCIRCKYTDCVDVCPVDCFREGPNFLVIDPEECIDCTLCVAECPVEAIYAEDDVPADQHQFIALNAELSKKWKPIVERKDALPDASDWAKVKDKLGELQR
- a CDS encoding CBS domain-containing protein, producing the protein MLVSEILAIKGKVLFTIAPNKSVAEAIEIMNEQDVGSLVVFSRGEMVGMLTFRQVLQGVQKGSADLHALTVEAVMIRNPFVASPNMEMDELRRMMVEHHQRYLPVMDGHTLLGVVSFHDVAKAVLEEQSFENRMLKNYIRNWPAQEEEER
- a CDS encoding long-chain-fatty-acid--CoA ligase — encoded protein: MEKIWLQSYPKGVPAEIDVDQFKSIGDLFEQGVARFGSRTAYVCMGKGITYGELDELSRRFAAYLQGELKLPRGARVALMMPNVLQYPVALFGTLRAGYTVVNVNPLYTARELEHQLCDAGADVVVILENFAHTLEQVRGRVPIKHVVVSSLGEMLGFPKSALVNFVVRRIKKMVPAWKLDGAITFAAALARGDRHRLQAVEIGHEDIAFLQYTGGTTGVAKGAILTHRNIIANLQQAHAWIKPFVREGEELIITALPLYHIFSLTANCLTFFKIGATNVLITNPRDIPGFVKELSKHRFTAITGVNTLFNALLNNPDFGKLDFSSLHVALGGGMAVQQAVAEKWRKVTGIPLVEAYGLTETSPAVTINPLDLPEFNHSIGLPVSSTDISLRDDADNEVPVGQRGELCVKGPQVTRGYWNRPDDSARAFTPDGFLRTGDIAVIDEKGFVSIVDRKKDMILVSGFNVYPNEVEDVVASHPGVIEVAAVGVPDERSGEAVKIFVVRKDPALTEAALIAYCHENLTGYKVPHRVEFRDELPKSNVGKILRRELREGPVRQDA
- the ilvB gene encoding acetolactate synthase large subunit — its product is MTQLTGAQLIVRLLERQGVRTIAGIPGGAILPFYDALSASAQIRHVLARHEQGAGFMAQGMARVSGVPQVCIASSGPGATNLVTAIADACLDSIPMVIITGQVPQSMIGTDAFQEVDIYGITVPITKHNFLVRSAQELLEVVPDAFRIAMSGRPGPVLIDVPKDVQNQLIEVDELPPPAVPDAPPQLDMAAIDTAAQMINSAVRPVLYLGGGVVHSGASALAVTLAEQGALPTTMTLMALGAMPMDHPLSVGMLGMHGARYTNFVLEEADLLICVGARFDDRAIGRAAQFCPNAKIVHIDVDRSELHKIKTAHVAIHADVTEALEALLPRVKAVLRTDWLAQVADLKQRFPMQLPGSDDPRSHYGLIKAVADALDDEAVVATDVGQHQMWVAQAYPFRRPRQWLTSGGLGTMGFGLPTAIGAALAEPERTVVCFSGDGSFKMNIQELATLAEEGLNLKVVLMNNNALGLVYQQQALFYGKRQFASRYRTEPDFVKIAEGFGVPAIDLDKADDPRAALAEALNAPGPCLIHATIDREQFVYPMVPPGAANTEMIGG
- the ilvN gene encoding acetolactate synthase small subunit; the protein is MMIEQVADPLPQAGHAKVILEIDVNNHAGVMSHICNLFARRAFNVEGILCMPVSDGRRSRIWLLVFDDQRLEQMVRQVEKLEDVLAVRRHGAEHEVFERLEDFFH
- the aroC gene encoding chorismate synthase; the protein is MSGNTIGTLFTVTSFGESHGPAIGCVVDGCPPGLALTAADIQIELDRRKPGTSRHVTQRREPDEVEILSGVFEGVTTGTPIALLIRNQDQRSKDYGNIADTFRPGHADYPYWQKYGIRDYRGGGRSSARETAVRVAAGAIAKKWLHERYGIVIRACMTALGPIEIPFMSWDEVDRNPFFAPNADIVPQLETYMDELRKSGDSIGARIDVVASGVPVGWGEPVYGRLDADIAYAMMGINAVKGVEIGAGFASVAQRGTEHGDEMTPEGFLSNNAGGVLGGISTGQDVIASIAIKPTSSIRLDRRSIDRAGNPVIVNTHGRHDPCVGIRATPIAESMLALVLIDHALRHRAQCGDVRTDTPRIAGLAPLGQQRLPSPR